In Prosthecomicrobium sp. N25, one DNA window encodes the following:
- a CDS encoding ABC transporter substrate-binding protein, protein MRKFFASAGLATAALLAATTLSTAPATAQGKTITLCWAAWDPANALVELSKDFTAKSGVNMKFEFVPWPNFADRMLNELNSKGRLCDLLIGDSQWIGGSAENGHYVKLNDFFAKEGIKIDDFMPATVTGYAEWPKGTPNYWALPAMGDALGWTYRKDWFEKPEIKAAFKQKYDRDLAPPKTQTELKQIAEFFQGREIDGKKVYGAAIFTERGSEGITMGVNNALYTFGFQYQDPKKPYAMEGFVNGPDAVKGLEFYKSLYKCCTPPGYTDAYMQEGLDAFKSGQVAMQMNWFAFFPGLYKDEKVGGSKIGFFVNPGEKVSASQLGGQGISVVSYSPNKTEALQYIKWFASLDVQKKWWALGGYTCHKGVLNDPSFAASAPFAADFLKAMGEVKDFWADPSYAQLLLAQQKRVHDYVVADKGTAKEALDALVKDWTKVFKDDGKL, encoded by the coding sequence ATGCGGAAGTTCTTCGCCTCGGCGGGTCTCGCGACCGCCGCCCTGCTGGCCGCTACCACGCTCTCGACGGCGCCGGCCACCGCCCAGGGCAAGACGATCACCCTCTGCTGGGCGGCCTGGGACCCGGCCAACGCGCTCGTCGAGCTGTCCAAGGACTTCACCGCCAAGAGCGGCGTCAACATGAAGTTCGAGTTCGTGCCCTGGCCGAACTTCGCCGACCGCATGCTGAACGAGCTCAATTCCAAGGGCCGCCTCTGCGACCTGCTGATCGGCGACAGCCAGTGGATCGGCGGGTCGGCCGAAAACGGCCACTATGTGAAGCTCAACGACTTCTTCGCCAAGGAAGGCATCAAGATCGACGACTTCATGCCGGCGACCGTGACCGGCTACGCGGAATGGCCCAAGGGCACGCCGAACTACTGGGCGCTGCCGGCCATGGGCGACGCGCTCGGCTGGACCTACCGCAAGGACTGGTTCGAGAAGCCGGAGATCAAGGCCGCGTTCAAGCAGAAGTACGATCGCGACCTCGCGCCGCCGAAGACGCAGACCGAGCTGAAGCAGATCGCCGAGTTCTTCCAGGGCCGCGAGATCGACGGCAAGAAGGTCTATGGCGCCGCGATCTTCACCGAGCGCGGCTCGGAAGGCATCACGATGGGCGTCAACAACGCGCTCTACACCTTCGGCTTCCAGTACCAGGATCCGAAGAAGCCCTACGCGATGGAAGGCTTCGTCAACGGGCCCGACGCGGTCAAGGGCCTGGAGTTCTACAAGTCGCTCTACAAGTGCTGCACGCCGCCGGGCTACACGGACGCCTACATGCAGGAGGGTCTCGACGCCTTCAAGTCCGGCCAGGTCGCCATGCAGATGAACTGGTTCGCCTTCTTCCCGGGCCTCTACAAGGACGAGAAGGTCGGCGGCTCGAAGATCGGCTTTTTCGTGAACCCGGGCGAGAAGGTCTCGGCCTCTCAGCTCGGCGGCCAGGGCATCTCGGTGGTCAGCTACTCGCCGAACAAGACCGAGGCGCTGCAGTACATCAAGTGGTTCGCTTCGCTGGACGTCCAGAAGAAGTGGTGGGCCCTCGGCGGCTACACGTGCCACAAGGGCGTTCTGAACGATCCGTCCTTCGCCGCCTCCGCCCCCTTCGCGGCCGACTTCCTGAAGGCCATGGGCGAGGTCAAGGACTTCTGGGCCGACCCGTCCTACGCGCAGCTGCTGCTCGCCCAGCAGAAGCGCGTCCATGACTACGTGGTCGCCGACAAGGGCACCGCCAAGGAGGCCCTCGACGCGCTCGTCAAGGACTGGACCAAGGTCTTCAAGGACGACGGCAAGCTCTGA
- a CDS encoding ABC transporter ATP-binding protein, producing MAEIRVENLHKSFGDFVAVKDSTFTVENGEFFVMLGPSGCGKTTTLRMIAGLELPTSGAIRLGGETVTQLRASARDIAFVFQLFALYPHMNVRQNIAYPLKNQGVPKAEIKARVEEAARTLRIADLLDRSVSGLSGGDRQRVALGRAIVRDPKAFLMDEPLGALDTELREAMITELRALHDRLGATTIYVTHDQLEAMAMADKIAVMNRGLIEQFDTPHEIYGRPATLFVADFIGSPPMNLLPAAGPAAAGATRLVVDGVSVAIPALLDGSASRDLVLGVRPEQVVLSDGEGLAGEVFGSEYLGTTQIVTVTTRVGKVRARLPASARATVGEAVRLTFRPERLSVFDRASGRALRTAWTVAGTGGRRHG from the coding sequence GTGGCCGAGATCCGCGTGGAGAACCTGCACAAGTCCTTCGGCGACTTCGTCGCCGTGAAGGATTCGACCTTCACGGTGGAGAACGGCGAGTTCTTCGTCATGCTCGGGCCGTCGGGCTGCGGCAAGACCACCACGCTCAGGATGATCGCCGGCCTGGAACTGCCGACCTCCGGGGCGATCCGGCTCGGGGGCGAGACGGTCACGCAGCTCAGGGCCTCGGCGCGCGACATCGCCTTCGTGTTCCAGCTCTTCGCGCTCTACCCGCACATGAACGTGCGCCAGAACATCGCCTACCCCTTGAAGAACCAGGGCGTGCCGAAGGCCGAGATCAAGGCGCGCGTGGAGGAGGCGGCGCGCACGCTGCGCATCGCCGACCTGCTCGACCGGTCGGTCTCGGGCCTGTCGGGCGGCGACCGCCAGCGGGTGGCGCTCGGCCGGGCGATCGTCCGCGATCCCAAGGCCTTCCTGATGGACGAGCCCCTCGGCGCGCTCGACACCGAATTGCGGGAGGCGATGATCACGGAGCTGCGCGCCCTCCACGACCGGCTCGGGGCGACGACCATCTACGTCACCCACGACCAGCTCGAGGCGATGGCGATGGCCGACAAGATCGCCGTCATGAACCGCGGCCTGATCGAGCAGTTCGACACGCCGCACGAGATCTACGGCCGCCCGGCGACGCTCTTCGTCGCCGACTTCATCGGCTCGCCGCCCATGAACCTGCTGCCCGCGGCGGGTCCGGCGGCGGCGGGCGCCACGCGCCTCGTCGTCGACGGCGTGTCCGTGGCGATCCCGGCGCTCCTCGACGGCAGCGCGAGCCGGGACCTCGTGCTCGGGGTCCGGCCGGAGCAGGTCGTCCTGTCGGACGGCGAGGGTTTGGCCGGCGAGGTGTTCGGCTCGGAATACCTCGGCACCACCCAGATCGTCACCGTGACGACGCGGGTCGGCAAGGTCAGGGCGCGGCTGCCGGCCTCGGCGCGGGCGACGGTCGGCGAGGCGGTGCGGCTGACCTTCAGGCCCGAGCGGCTGTCGGTGTTCGACAGGGCGAGCGGGCGGGCGCTCAGGACGGCCTGGACGGTCGCCGGCACGGGAGGGCGTCGGCATGGCTGA
- a CDS encoding mechanosensitive ion channel family protein, producing the protein MNVAEAIQPALDKIEAMIRGFFWVLPNLAIAAVVLAAFWGASWVARRSVAGVLHRRGREDFGLLLGGFARWGMILFGVLVAATVVFPSISPANLLSTLGIGSVALGFAFKDILQNWLSGLLILYRQPFRAGDQIRSGEFEGTVEHIEARATLIRTYDGQRVVIPNADIYTRAVTVRTAFETRRSEIEVGIGYGDDVERARQVILDAIGRVDGVEPKPAPDAIPWELSGSTVNLRVRWWSRSKRSDVVASRGRVLAAVKAALTEAGIDLPFPTRTVLLHDQTEPADRDRRRHREGWPPAAGSPPEPGPEAHRADDRVTASAARR; encoded by the coding sequence ATGAACGTCGCCGAAGCCATCCAGCCGGCCCTCGACAAGATCGAGGCGATGATCCGGGGCTTCTTCTGGGTCCTGCCCAACCTCGCCATCGCGGCGGTGGTGCTGGCCGCCTTCTGGGGCGCGTCCTGGGTGGCGCGCCGGTCCGTGGCAGGCGTGTTGCACCGGCGCGGGCGCGAGGACTTCGGCCTCCTCCTCGGCGGTTTCGCCCGCTGGGGCATGATCCTGTTCGGCGTGCTGGTCGCCGCCACCGTCGTCTTCCCCTCGATCAGCCCCGCGAACCTCCTGTCGACGCTCGGCATCGGCTCGGTCGCGCTCGGCTTCGCCTTCAAGGACATTTTGCAGAACTGGCTGTCGGGCCTCCTGATCCTCTACCGCCAGCCCTTCCGGGCCGGAGACCAGATCCGCTCCGGCGAGTTCGAGGGCACGGTCGAGCACATCGAGGCGCGCGCCACCCTGATCCGCACCTACGACGGCCAGCGCGTCGTCATCCCCAACGCCGACATCTACACCCGGGCCGTCACGGTCCGCACCGCCTTCGAGACGCGCCGCAGCGAGATCGAGGTCGGCATCGGCTATGGCGACGACGTGGAACGCGCCCGGCAGGTGATCCTGGACGCGATCGGCCGGGTCGACGGCGTCGAGCCCAAGCCGGCGCCGGACGCCATTCCCTGGGAGCTCTCCGGCTCGACCGTCAACCTGCGGGTCCGCTGGTGGTCCCGGTCCAAGCGGTCGGACGTGGTCGCCTCGCGCGGCCGGGTGCTCGCCGCCGTAAAGGCAGCCCTGACCGAGGCCGGAATCGACCTGCCGTTCCCGACCCGCACCGTCCTGCTCCACGACCAGACCGAGCCCGCCGACCGCGACCGCCGCCGCCACCGCGAGGGCTGGCCGCCGGCCGCCGGGTCGCCGCCGGAGCCCGGCCCCGAGGCGCACCGGGCCGACGACCGCGTCACGGCATCAGCTGCCCGCCGTTGA
- a CDS encoding carbohydrate ABC transporter permease, protein MNQSLQPNLIDRAAVATPAGLARRVRGLSDRAIAWIFIAPTILLLLAINIFPLIWTIRLSFTNYRANRPNALVRDVGIDNYVSILTDPEVWQPMQATAHFVIWTILIQTVLGFSLAWLIDRKFRGHGFWTTVILVPMMLSPAVVGNFWRFLYQPQIGLFNYGISAVTGVPPSSFEMLGSVSLAPWSIVVVDTWMWTPYVILICLAGLRSIPDYIYEAAEVDRASPWRQFWTITLPMALPFIMLAVLFRGIENFKMFDMVNLLTSGGPGSTTEVASITLKREAFEKWRTGYSSAFAIILFVTVFGLANIYVKALNRVKSR, encoded by the coding sequence ATGAACCAATCCCTGCAGCCGAACCTCATCGACCGCGCGGCTGTTGCCACACCCGCGGGCCTCGCTCGCCGCGTGCGCGGCCTGTCGGACCGGGCGATCGCCTGGATCTTCATCGCGCCGACCATCCTGCTCCTGCTCGCGATCAACATCTTTCCGCTGATCTGGACGATCCGGCTGTCCTTCACGAACTACCGCGCCAATCGGCCGAATGCGCTGGTCCGCGACGTCGGCATCGACAACTACGTGTCGATCCTGACCGACCCGGAAGTCTGGCAGCCCATGCAGGCGACGGCGCATTTCGTCATCTGGACGATCCTGATCCAGACGGTGCTCGGCTTCTCGCTCGCCTGGCTGATCGACCGCAAGTTCCGCGGGCACGGCTTCTGGACGACCGTGATCCTGGTTCCGATGATGCTGTCGCCGGCGGTCGTCGGGAACTTCTGGCGCTTCCTGTACCAGCCGCAGATCGGGCTGTTCAACTACGGCATCTCGGCCGTGACCGGCGTGCCGCCCTCCTCCTTCGAGATGCTCGGCTCGGTCAGCCTGGCGCCCTGGTCCATCGTCGTCGTCGACACCTGGATGTGGACGCCCTACGTGATCCTGATCTGCCTCGCCGGGCTGCGCTCGATCCCCGACTACATCTACGAGGCGGCCGAGGTGGACCGCGCCTCGCCGTGGCGCCAGTTCTGGACGATCACGCTGCCGATGGCGTTGCCCTTCATCATGCTGGCGGTGCTGTTCCGCGGCATCGAGAACTTCAAGATGTTCGACATGGTCAACCTGCTCACCTCGGGCGGGCCGGGCTCGACCACGGAGGTCGCCTCGATCACCTTGAAGCGGGAAGCCTTCGAGAAGTGGCGGACGGGCTATTCCTCGGCCTTCGCCATCATCCTCTTCGTCACCGTCTTCGGCCTCGCCAACATCTACGTGAAGGCGCTCAACCGGGTGAAGAGCCGATGA
- a CDS encoding acetate/propionate family kinase: protein MTTVAECLLTLNAGSSSIKFALFAAAGGEPAPLAAGQVEGLGTAPVFKVRRSAAPGPVAVPLQAEGPMSHRAALSVILAWIEATCPDARIGAVGHRVVHGGSRFEAPVAVDEGVLAALEAYVPLAPLHQPHNLSGIRAAQAAFPAALQVACFDTAFHRGHPYVADTFALPRSLYDEGLRRYGFHGLSYEYVARRLAEDHPALAAGKVVVAHLGNGASMCALNAGRSVASTMGFTALDGLPMGTRCGQLDPGAVLYLMQEKGMTAQEISDLLYNRSGLKGLSGVSSDMRDLEACDRPQARRAIAYFVDRIRHELGGLAAALSGLDALVFTGGIGENAFRVREAVTAGMDWLGIVVDRDANAGNATVVSTPWSRVQVLVLPTDEEAMIARHTLAAVAARSPVAA from the coding sequence GTGACGACCGTAGCCGAGTGCCTCCTGACCCTCAACGCGGGCTCCTCCTCGATCAAGTTCGCGCTCTTCGCCGCCGCCGGCGGGGAGCCCGCGCCGCTCGCGGCCGGCCAGGTCGAGGGGCTCGGCACCGCCCCCGTCTTCAAGGTTCGCCGGTCCGCCGCCCCCGGGCCGGTCGCGGTGCCGCTCCAGGCGGAGGGGCCGATGTCCCACCGGGCCGCGCTCTCCGTGATCCTCGCCTGGATCGAGGCCACCTGCCCGGACGCTCGGATCGGCGCCGTCGGCCACCGGGTGGTTCACGGCGGCAGCCGCTTCGAGGCGCCGGTGGCCGTGGACGAGGGCGTCCTGGCCGCGCTCGAGGCCTATGTCCCGCTCGCCCCCCTGCATCAGCCGCACAACCTGTCGGGCATCCGCGCCGCCCAGGCGGCCTTTCCGGCTGCCCTGCAGGTCGCCTGCTTCGACACGGCGTTCCATCGCGGCCACCCCTACGTGGCCGATACCTTCGCGCTGCCGCGCTCGCTCTACGACGAGGGCCTGCGCCGCTACGGCTTCCACGGGCTCTCCTACGAGTATGTCGCCCGCCGTCTCGCCGAGGACCACCCCGCCCTCGCGGCCGGCAAGGTGGTCGTCGCCCATCTCGGCAATGGCGCCTCCATGTGCGCCCTGAACGCAGGGCGCTCGGTCGCCTCCACGATGGGCTTCACGGCCCTCGACGGCCTGCCCATGGGCACCCGCTGCGGCCAGCTCGACCCGGGCGCCGTCCTCTACCTCATGCAGGAGAAGGGGATGACCGCCCAGGAGATCTCCGACCTCCTCTACAACCGCTCCGGCCTCAAGGGCCTGTCGGGCGTGTCGAGCGACATGCGCGACCTCGAGGCCTGCGACCGCCCCCAGGCCCGCCGGGCCATCGCCTATTTCGTCGACCGTATCCGCCACGAGCTCGGCGGCCTCGCCGCCGCGCTGTCCGGCCTGGACGCGCTCGTCTTCACCGGCGGCATCGGCGAGAACGCCTTCCGGGTGCGCGAGGCGGTGACCGCCGGCATGGACTGGCTCGGCATCGTCGTCGACCGCGACGCCAACGCCGGGAACGCCACCGTCGTCTCCACCCCCTGGAGCCGGGTCCAGGTCCTCGTCCTGCCGACCGACGAGGAGGCCATGATCGCCCGCCATACCCTCGCGGCGGTCGCCGCCCGCAGTCCTGTCGCCGCCTGA
- a CDS encoding YciE/YciF ferroxidase family protein, whose amino-acid sequence MGLFAKDIATMDDLFVHQLKDIYYAEKRITKSLPTMIEKATSPELKQGFQKHLGETENHVRRLEQVFRMHGVEPAAVTCAAIDGILEEADEVAGEVKDKEVLDAALAAAAQAVEHYEITRYGTLIAWARELGRSDCADVLKQTLDEEKATDAKLTQLAESRINRKAAA is encoded by the coding sequence ATGGGTCTCTTCGCCAAGGACATCGCCACGATGGACGACCTCTTCGTCCACCAGCTCAAGGACATCTACTACGCCGAGAAGCGCATCACGAAGTCGCTTCCGACGATGATCGAGAAGGCCACCTCGCCCGAGCTGAAGCAGGGCTTCCAGAAGCATCTCGGCGAGACGGAGAACCACGTCCGCCGCCTCGAGCAGGTCTTCCGCATGCACGGCGTCGAGCCGGCCGCGGTCACCTGCGCGGCGATCGACGGCATCCTCGAGGAGGCCGACGAGGTCGCCGGCGAGGTGAAGGACAAGGAGGTCCTGGACGCCGCGCTGGCGGCGGCCGCGCAGGCCGTGGAGCACTACGAGATCACCCGCTACGGCACCCTGATCGCCTGGGCGCGCGAACTCGGCCGCAGCGATTGCGCGGACGTGCTGAAGCAGACCCTCGACGAGGAAAAGGCGACCGACGCCAAGCTGACCCAGCTCGCCGAGAGCCGGATCAACCGCAAGGCCGCCGCCTGA
- a CDS encoding SDR family NAD(P)-dependent oxidoreductase, which yields MSFDGLKIPDLAGRACLVTGASTGIGAAVARAFAAQGARVGVHYNASAEAASAIVADIRGAGGEAVAIHGDLGRTGEAARVVEAAAAQFGGLDILVNNAGALVKRVPIADSDEAIYDAVMDLNVRQVVAASRAAIPHIRARGGGSIINTSSIAARNGGGNGAVFYAAAKAFVSNLTRGLAKELVGSGIRVNAVAPGVITTPFHERYSTPEHMKAMVASVPMGRAGVPEDCVGAYLFLASPMLSSYVTGQVLEVNGGQLMP from the coding sequence ATGAGTTTCGACGGCCTGAAGATCCCCGACCTCGCCGGCCGGGCATGTCTCGTCACCGGGGCCTCCACCGGCATCGGCGCCGCCGTGGCGCGGGCCTTCGCGGCGCAGGGCGCGCGCGTGGGCGTCCACTACAACGCGAGCGCGGAGGCCGCCTCGGCGATCGTCGCGGACATCCGCGGCGCCGGGGGCGAGGCCGTGGCGATCCACGGGGACCTCGGGCGGACGGGCGAGGCGGCGCGGGTGGTGGAGGCGGCGGCGGCGCAGTTCGGCGGCCTCGACATCCTCGTCAACAACGCGGGCGCGCTCGTGAAGCGGGTGCCGATCGCGGACTCCGACGAGGCTATCTACGACGCGGTGATGGACCTCAACGTTCGCCAGGTGGTGGCGGCCAGCCGGGCGGCGATCCCCCACATCCGGGCGCGCGGCGGCGGGTCGATCATCAACACCTCGTCGATCGCGGCCCGCAACGGCGGCGGCAACGGGGCGGTGTTCTACGCGGCCGCCAAGGCCTTCGTGAGCAATCTGACGCGCGGGCTCGCCAAGGAACTGGTCGGCTCCGGGATCCGGGTGAACGCGGTCGCGCCGGGCGTGATCACGACCCCGTTCCACGAGCGCTACTCGACCCCGGAGCACATGAAGGCCATGGTGGCGAGCGTGCCGATGGGGCGGGCGGGCGTGCCGGAGGACTGCGTCGGCGCTTACCTGTTCCTCGCCTCGCCGATGCTGTCGAGCTACGTGACGGGCCAGGTGCTGGAGGTCAACGGCGGGCAGCTGATGCCGTGA
- the fabI gene encoding enoyl-ACP reductase FabI → MTLFDLSGRRALVVGIANDHSIAYGVARALRQAGADLAVTYLNARAEPHVRPLAEALGAGIVMPLDVADAEQEAALFGRIADQWGRLDVFVHSIAFAPRDDLHGRVVDTTAAGFGQAMDVSVHSFLRLARRAEPLMTEGGTCMTMSFYGAEKVVSTYNVMGPVKAALEATVRELATELGPKDITVNTLSPGTIATRAAGGLDHFDEMLQEAAARAPMRRLATIDDVGAAAVFLAGPGARNITGSTLHIDAGFHVTA, encoded by the coding sequence ATGACACTGTTCGACCTTTCGGGCCGGCGCGCCCTCGTCGTCGGCATCGCCAACGATCATTCCATAGCGTACGGCGTGGCGCGGGCGTTGCGGCAGGCCGGCGCGGACCTCGCCGTGACATATCTCAACGCCCGGGCGGAGCCGCACGTGCGCCCGCTCGCCGAGGCGCTCGGCGCCGGGATCGTGATGCCGCTCGACGTGGCGGACGCGGAGCAGGAGGCGGCCCTCTTCGGCCGCATCGCCGACCAGTGGGGCCGCCTCGACGTCTTCGTCCACTCGATCGCCTTCGCGCCCCGCGACGACCTGCACGGCCGCGTGGTCGACACGACCGCGGCCGGCTTCGGCCAGGCCATGGACGTCTCCGTCCATTCCTTCCTGCGCCTGGCACGCCGGGCCGAGCCGCTGATGACCGAGGGCGGCACCTGCATGACGATGAGCTTCTACGGCGCCGAGAAGGTCGTCTCGACCTACAACGTGATGGGCCCCGTGAAGGCCGCCCTCGAGGCGACCGTCCGGGAGCTCGCCACCGAGCTCGGCCCGAAGGACATCACGGTCAACACGCTGTCGCCGGGCACGATCGCGACCCGCGCCGCCGGCGGCCTCGACCACTTCGACGAGATGCTGCAGGAGGCCGCCGCGCGCGCGCCCATGCGCCGCCTCGCCACCATCGACGACGTCGGCGCCGCCGCGGTGTTCCTCGCCGGCCCGGGCGCCCGCAACATCACCGGCTCGACGCTCCACATCGACGCCGGCTTCCACGTCACGGCCTGA
- a CDS encoding carbohydrate ABC transporter permease: MSTSAHSVVEPTARTKAIAGTLVVAYALLTMIPLVWIFLTALKTPPDSISYPPKIVFTPSLEGFCNLFTTRSRQTEEYIRSLPPAQGRCEEIARERNMAVAGPSNYLPRFWNSVVIAFGSTVLAVALGTMAAYGFSRFRVPLADDLLFFILSTRMMPPIAVAIPIYLMYRELGLSDTRLGMILLYTAVNVSLAVWLLKGFIDEIPREYEEAAMIDGYTRLQAFAKVVLPQAATGIAATAIFCMIFAWNEYAFAVLLTSGEAQTAPPFIPIIIGEGGQDWPAVAAGTTIFLIPIVVFTILLRKHLLRGITFGAVRK; this comes from the coding sequence ATGAGCACGTCCGCCCATTCCGTCGTCGAGCCCACGGCGCGCACCAAGGCGATCGCCGGGACGCTGGTCGTCGCCTACGCGCTCCTCACCATGATCCCGCTCGTCTGGATCTTCCTGACCGCGCTCAAGACGCCGCCGGATTCGATCTCGTATCCGCCCAAGATCGTGTTCACGCCGTCGCTCGAGGGCTTCTGCAACCTCTTCACCACGCGCTCGCGGCAGACGGAGGAGTACATCCGCTCGCTGCCGCCGGCGCAGGGGCGCTGCGAGGAGATCGCGCGGGAGCGCAACATGGCGGTGGCCGGGCCGTCCAACTACCTGCCGCGCTTCTGGAACTCGGTGGTGATCGCGTTCGGCTCGACGGTGCTCGCGGTGGCGCTGGGCACGATGGCGGCCTACGGCTTCTCGCGCTTCCGGGTGCCGCTCGCCGACGACCTGCTCTTCTTCATCCTGTCGACCCGGATGATGCCGCCGATCGCGGTGGCGATCCCGATCTACCTCATGTACCGCGAGCTCGGCCTGTCCGACACGCGGCTCGGCATGATCCTGCTCTACACGGCCGTCAACGTGTCGCTCGCCGTCTGGCTCCTCAAGGGCTTCATCGACGAGATCCCGCGCGAGTACGAGGAGGCGGCCATGATCGACGGCTACACGCGGCTGCAGGCCTTCGCCAAGGTGGTGCTGCCGCAGGCGGCCACCGGCATCGCCGCCACCGCGATCTTCTGCATGATCTTCGCCTGGAACGAATACGCCTTCGCGGTGCTGCTCACCTCCGGCGAGGCGCAGACCGCGCCGCCCTTCATCCCCATCATCATCGGCGAGGGCGGCCAGGACTGGCCCGCCGTCGCGGCAGGCACGACCATCTTCCTGATCCCGATCGTGGTCTTCACGATCCTGCTCCGGAAGCACCTGCTGCGCGGCATCACCTTCGGGGCGGTCCGCAAATGA
- a CDS encoding bifunctional enoyl-CoA hydratase/phosphate acetyltransferase, translating into MSDLIRNTTWDDLRVGAWAALDRVCTPQDLLLFAHVSGNLNPLVVPSDGEPKDPTVVAPSMWVGSIISSVLGNVLPGPGTLYRMQTLRFSRRVAIGERLMVMVTCVAKGDCPKAVFETLVVDAEGATVCEGLAEVDAPTVPVAMPARELPHFHLDHKDHFARLLAAAKARPAMPTAVVCPDDRNALGGALLARDEGLIEPVLIGDLEAIRRAAAERGTDLAGIRLVAAEDHRDAARRAVAMAAAGEVAAIMKGNLHSDELLAEVVRKDAGLRGTRRLSHVFVMSVPSLDHPLFISDAALNIAPDLVTKVDIVQNAIDLAIACGVERPRVGVLAAVETVNVNMPSTLDAAALSKMAERGQIRGGLVDGPLAMDNAVDLEAARTKGIASLVAGRADVLVVPNLEAGNMLAKELTFVARADAAGLVVGARVPIILTSRADNDRARVASCALAQLHDAWRRSGTSLFAAAPLLAAAE; encoded by the coding sequence ATGTCCGATCTCATCCGCAACACCACCTGGGACGACCTGCGCGTCGGCGCCTGGGCCGCTCTCGACCGGGTCTGCACGCCGCAGGACCTGCTCCTCTTCGCCCATGTCTCCGGCAACCTGAACCCGCTCGTCGTCCCGTCCGACGGCGAGCCCAAGGATCCGACCGTGGTGGCGCCCTCCATGTGGGTCGGCTCGATCATCTCCTCGGTGCTCGGCAACGTCCTGCCCGGCCCCGGCACCCTCTACCGGATGCAGACACTGCGCTTCTCGCGCCGGGTCGCGATCGGCGAGCGGCTGATGGTGATGGTCACCTGCGTCGCCAAGGGCGACTGCCCCAAGGCGGTCTTCGAGACCCTCGTCGTCGACGCCGAGGGCGCGACCGTCTGCGAGGGCCTCGCGGAAGTGGACGCCCCGACCGTGCCGGTCGCGATGCCGGCCCGCGAGCTGCCGCACTTCCATCTCGACCACAAGGACCATTTCGCCCGACTGCTCGCCGCCGCGAAGGCGCGCCCCGCGATGCCGACCGCCGTGGTCTGCCCCGACGACCGCAACGCCCTCGGCGGCGCGCTCCTCGCCCGCGACGAGGGCCTGATCGAGCCCGTGCTGATCGGCGACCTCGAGGCGATCCGCCGGGCCGCGGCCGAGCGGGGCACCGACCTCGCCGGCATCCGCCTCGTCGCCGCCGAGGACCACCGCGACGCTGCCCGCCGGGCCGTCGCCATGGCGGCCGCCGGCGAGGTCGCCGCCATCATGAAGGGCAACCTTCATTCCGACGAGCTGCTCGCCGAGGTCGTCCGCAAGGACGCGGGCCTGCGCGGGACGCGGCGCCTCAGCCACGTCTTCGTCATGAGCGTGCCCTCGCTCGACCACCCGCTCTTCATCTCGGACGCTGCGCTCAACATCGCCCCGGACCTCGTCACCAAGGTCGACATCGTCCAGAACGCCATCGACCTGGCGATCGCCTGCGGGGTCGAGCGCCCGCGCGTCGGCGTCCTCGCCGCGGTCGAGACGGTCAACGTCAACATGCCGTCGACCCTCGATGCCGCGGCCCTCTCCAAGATGGCCGAGCGCGGCCAGATCCGGGGCGGCCTCGTCGACGGCCCGCTCGCCATGGACAACGCTGTCGACCTGGAGGCCGCCCGCACCAAGGGCATCGCCTCGCTGGTCGCCGGCCGGGCCGACGTGCTGGTGGTGCCGAACCTCGAGGCCGGCAACATGCTCGCCAAGGAGCTGACCTTCGTGGCCCGGGCGGACGCCGCCGGCCTCGTCGTCGGGGCGCGCGTGCCGATCATCCTGACGAGCCGCGCCGACAACGACCGCGCCCGGGTCGCCTCCTGTGCGCTCGCCCAGCTCCACGACGCCTGGCGGCGGTCCGGCACGAGCCTGTTCGCCGCCGCGCCCCTCCTGGCCGCCGCGGAGTGA